The Methanofollis sp. genome includes the window CGATATCGTCGCCGCGGCGGGTGTAGCACATCAGGTACTGGAGTCCCCGGCTGCCGACCGGTGCCACAAGCCTCCCGCCGTCGGCGAGCTGGTCGAAGAGGGGCTGCGGGACCGAGGGGGTCGCCGCGGTCACGATGATCCCGTCGTACGGGGCGTGCTCGGGCAGACCCAGGGTGCCGTCCCCGGCGACGACATGGACGTTTCCCGCCCCGACGCCGGCAAGGTTCCGCTCCGCGAGGTCGGCGAGTTCGGGCAGGCGCTCGATTGTCCAGACCTCCGCGGCAAGACGGCCCAGGACCGCAGCCTGGTAACCGCTCCCCGC containing:
- a CDS encoding protein-L-isoaspartate(D-aspartate) O-methyltransferase — protein: VPRHLFVPPGLGGAAYGDHPLPIGSGQTISQPYIVAVMTELLAVEAGDRVLEIGAGSGYQAAVLGRLAAEVWTIERLPELADLAERNLAGVGAGNVHVVAGDGTLGLPEHAPYDGIIVTAATPSVPQPLFDQLADGGRLVAPVGSRGLQYLMCYTRRGDDIVPASWGAVCFVPLIGEHGWEE